One genomic window of Choristoneura fumiferana chromosome 14, NRCan_CFum_1, whole genome shotgun sequence includes the following:
- the LOC141434871 gene encoding testis-specific serine/threonine-protein kinase 3-like, with translation MPGPDVRANDNVLGEMSTEPTATVHNAVEAKAERKLTVLETHGYVLGRTIGSGSYATVKVASSDRHNCQVAIKIISKFQAPGDYLKKFLPREIEVVKGLKHENLIRFLQAIETTHRVYIVMEYAENGSLLDIIRKDQHIDELRGRRWFRQLVEAVDYCHERGVVHRDIKCENLLMDHGLNIKLSDFGFARGHMKPKNGVFALSETFCGSYAYASPEILKGVPYRPQDSDIWSMGVVLYAIVYGRLPFDDTNYTQLLKQVQNKVSFPREPKVSAECRKLVTKILAPLKMRVKIPQILADPWLNPNNPKDEDADNAQENEKISKEDMGTLTFDRKLEEVK, from the exons ATGCCGGGGCCGGATGTAAGAGCCAATGACAATGTTCTCGGCGAAATGTCGACAGAGCCAACGGCTACCGTGCATAATGCTGTAGAAGCTAAAGCTGAAAGAAAATTAACAGTTCTTGAAACTCATGGATACGTTCTTGGTAGGACTATTGGCTCCGGCTCTTACGCAACTGTCAAG gtagCGTCCAGTGATCGACACAACTGTCAAgtggcaataaaaataataagcaaATTTCAAGCACCGGGCGACTACCTCAAGAAGTTTCTGCCAAGAGAAATAGAAGTAGTGAAAGGACTCAAACATGAAAACTTAATACGATTTCTTCAGGCCATTGAAACTACACATAG AGTCTACATAGTAATGGAATATGCGGAGAATGGTAGTCTACTTGACATCATCCGCAAAGACCAGCACATCGACGAGCTACGCGGACGTCGCTGGTTTCGCCAACTGGTCGAAGCCGTGGACTACTGCCACGAACGAGGAGTTGTTCATCG GGACATCAAATGCGAAAATTTGCTAATGGACCATGGCCTCAACATAAAACTGTCCGACTTTGGCTTCGCAAGGGGTCACATGAAACCTAAAAACGGGGTTTTTGCGCTAAGTGAAACATTCTGCGGTAGTTATGCCTATGCTTCTCCTGAAATCCTCAAAGGAGTCCCGTACAGACCTCAGGACTCTGATATATGGAGCATGGGAGTAGTTCTTTACGCTATCGTTTACGGCCGCTTGCCTTTTGACGATACGAATTACACGCAGTTGTTGAAG cAAGTCCAAAACAAGGTGTCTTTCCCGCGCGAGCCGAAAGTATCCGCAGAGTGTCGTAAACTTGTAACGAAAATATTAGCGCCACTGAAAATGCGAGTCAAGATACCCCAGATCCTCGCCGATCCCTGGCTTAACCCGAACAATCCGAAGGACGAAGACGCTGACAATGCACAG GAAAATGAGAAAATCAGCAAAGAAGACATGGGAACTTTGACATTTGATAGAAAATTAGAAGAAGTGAAATAA
- the LOC141434873 gene encoding ribonuclease kappa-like, with protein MLQGCAICCLLLSGWGVLQLLIMGILFKMESVLLIEDAYAHEYEDFTDFLKKTKSNYKALATNCFIAAGIYVVIMAICGLCLRKALRDARIQEANLLDDNISCRVEEKELSEKAKKKIK; from the exons ATGCTTCAAGGCTGTGCTATATGCTGCTTACTACTTAGTGGCTGGGGTGTCTTACAATTG cttATTATGGGCATTCTATTTAAGATGGAATCCGTTCTTTTAATTGAAGACGCTTATGCCCACGAATATGAAGATTTCACGGATTTCTTAAAGAAAACTAAAAGTAATTACAAAGcc ctCGCGACCAACTGCTTTATTGCAGCCGGTATCTACGTAGTAATAATGGCGATTTGTGGTTTGTGCTTACGAAAAGCCCTTAGAGATGCCAGAATCCAAGAAGCTAATTTGTTAGACGACAATATCAGCTGTCGGGTTGAAGAAAAGGAGCTTTCGGAGAAGGCaaagaagaaaattaaataa
- the rush gene encoding pleckstrin homology and FYVE domain containing family member rush hour isoform X2 — protein MVDRLVNSEANARRIAMVENCFGSSGQPLAEQGRVLVGEGVLTKMCRKKPKARQFFLFNDILVYGNIVINKKKCNKQHVIPLEEVKLEALKDEGQYRNGWLIRTASKSFAVYAATATEKEEWMAHIEKCIEDLLRKSGKQPPSEHAAVWVPDNEASICMHCKKTQFTVLNRRHHCRKCGSVVCGPCSSKKYVLRGQSDKPLRVCLQCYDELTRERARPNQPPPPAVPVKPSSDNAGSGADSSADDDSDDDDDRAEEKHDEGFTSYNGVKNGFGNKVTTV, from the exons atggtGGATCGCTTAG TAAATAGTGAGGCTAATGCAAGAAGAATTGCGATGGTGGAGAACTGCTTCGGCAGTTCTGGACAG CCTTTGGCGGAACAAGGCAGAGTCCTTGTGGGAGAGGGTGTCCTGACCAAAATGTGCCGGAAGAAACCAAAAGCTCGTCAGTTCTTTCTTTTTAATGACATTTTGGTGTATGGCAATATTGTTATAAACAAGAAAAAGTGCAATAAGCAGCATGTTATCCCACTGGAAGAGGTAAAACTGGAGGCGCTAAAAGATGAAGGGC AATATCGTAACGGATGGCTAATTCGCACTGCGTCAAAGTCGTTCGCAGTTTACGCTGCCACTGCGACGGAGAAAGAGGAATGGATGGCTCACATAGAGAAGTGTATAGAAGACTTACTTAGGAAAA GCGGTAAGCAGCCACCGTCAGAGCACGCGGCAGTGTGGGTGCCTGACAACGAGGCGTCAATTTGCATGCACTGCAAGAAGACACAATTCACTGTACTAAACAGGAGA CACCACTGCCGCAAGTGTGGCTCGGTGGTATGCGGGCCGTGCTCCTCCAAGAAGTACGTGCTGCGCGGACAGAGCGACAAGCCGCTGCGGGTGTGTCTGCAGTGCTACGATGAGCTCACGAGGGAGCGCGCGCGCCCCAaccagccgccgccgcccgccgtgCCCG tcaAACCGTCGTCGGATAATGCAGGCTCTGGTGCCGATTCATCGGCCGATGACGACAGTGACGACGACGATGACCGCGCTGAAGAGAAGCACGATGAG GGTTTTACAAGTTATAACGGTGTCAAAAATGGATTTGGAAATAAAGTCACAACTGTATAG
- the rush gene encoding pleckstrin homology and FYVE domain containing family member rush hour isoform X1, with protein MVDRLVNSEANARRIAMVENCFGSSGQPLAEQGRVLVGEGVLTKMCRKKPKARQFFLFNDILVYGNIVINKKKCNKQHVIPLEEVKLEALKDEGQYRNGWLIRTASKSFAVYAATATEKEEWMAHIEKCIEDLLRKSGKQPPSEHAAVWVPDNEASICMHCKKTQFTVLNRRHHCRKCGSVVCGPCSSKKYVLRGQSDKPLRVCLQCYDELTRERARPNQPPPPAVPVKPSSDNAGSGADSSADDDSDDDDDRAEEKHDEPKFYGDGDKTEETNNHSSKDPAK; from the exons atggtGGATCGCTTAG TAAATAGTGAGGCTAATGCAAGAAGAATTGCGATGGTGGAGAACTGCTTCGGCAGTTCTGGACAG CCTTTGGCGGAACAAGGCAGAGTCCTTGTGGGAGAGGGTGTCCTGACCAAAATGTGCCGGAAGAAACCAAAAGCTCGTCAGTTCTTTCTTTTTAATGACATTTTGGTGTATGGCAATATTGTTATAAACAAGAAAAAGTGCAATAAGCAGCATGTTATCCCACTGGAAGAGGTAAAACTGGAGGCGCTAAAAGATGAAGGGC AATATCGTAACGGATGGCTAATTCGCACTGCGTCAAAGTCGTTCGCAGTTTACGCTGCCACTGCGACGGAGAAAGAGGAATGGATGGCTCACATAGAGAAGTGTATAGAAGACTTACTTAGGAAAA GCGGTAAGCAGCCACCGTCAGAGCACGCGGCAGTGTGGGTGCCTGACAACGAGGCGTCAATTTGCATGCACTGCAAGAAGACACAATTCACTGTACTAAACAGGAGA CACCACTGCCGCAAGTGTGGCTCGGTGGTATGCGGGCCGTGCTCCTCCAAGAAGTACGTGCTGCGCGGACAGAGCGACAAGCCGCTGCGGGTGTGTCTGCAGTGCTACGATGAGCTCACGAGGGAGCGCGCGCGCCCCAaccagccgccgccgcccgccgtgCCCG tcaAACCGTCGTCGGATAATGCAGGCTCTGGTGCCGATTCATCGGCCGATGACGACAGTGACGACGACGATGACCGCGCTGAAGAGAAGCACGATGAG CCAAAATTCTATGGTGATGGTGATAAGACTGAAGAGACCAACAACCATTCGTCCAAGGATCCCGCCAAGTGA